A genomic segment from Pseudorca crassidens isolate mPseCra1 chromosome 6, mPseCra1.hap1, whole genome shotgun sequence encodes:
- the CXCR1 gene encoding C-X-C chemokine receptor type 1 has protein sequence MASDSDQTMTIILNDLFNYTDLWELFEDEFANFTGTPPTEGHRYSPCKMDTETLNKYAVVVIYALVFLLSLLGNSLVMLVILYSRVGRSVTDVYLLNLAMADLLFALTLPVWATSKAKGWIFGTALCKVVSLLKEVNFYSGILLLACISVDRYLAIVHATRTLTQKRHWVRFICLGIWVLSLILALPIFAFREAYQPPYSSPVCYEDMGANTTKWRMVMRVLPQTFGFLLPLLVMLICYGLTLRTLFAAHMGQKHRAMRVIFAVVLVFLLCWLPYNLVLVADTLMRVRVIAETCERRNDIGRALDATEILGFLHSCLNPLIYVFVGQKFRHGLLRIMAIHGLVSKEFLAKDGRPSFVGSSSGNTSTTL, from the exons ATGGCCAGTGACTCAG ATCAAACCATGACTATCATCCTGAATGATTTATTTAATTACACTGATTTGTGGGAGTTGTTTGAGGATGAGTTTGCAAATTTCACTGGCACGCCACCCACAGAAGGACATCGTTATAGTCCCTGTAAGATGGACACTGAGACGCTCAACAAGTATGCCGTGGTTGTCATCTATGCCCTGGTCTTCCTGCTGAGCCTCCTGGGAAATTCCCTGGTGATGCTGGTCATCTTATACAGCCGGGTGGGCCGCTCCGTCACCGATGTCTACCTGCTGAACCTGGCCATGGCTGACCTGCTCTTCGCCCTGACCTTGCCTGTCTGGGCCACCTCCAAGGCAAAGGGCTGGATCTTTGGCACAGCCCTGTGCAAGGTGGTCTCACTCCTGAAGGAAGTCAACTTCTACAGTGGTATTCTACTGCTGGCCTGCATCAGCGTGGACCGCTACCTGGCCATTGTCCATGCCACACGCACGCTGACCCAGAAGCGGCACTGGGTCAGGTTCATATGTTTAGGCATCTGGGTCCTGTCCTTGATCCTGGCCCTGCCCATCTTCGCCTTCCGTGAGGCTTATCAACCACCCTATTCCAGCCCAGTCTGCTACGAGGACATGGGTGCCAATACAACGAAGTGGCGGATGGTGATGCGGGTCCTGCCCCAGACCTTTGGCTTCCTGCTGCCCCTGCTGGTCATGCTCATCTGCTACGGACTCACCCTGCGCACGCTCTTTGCGGCCCACATGGGGCAGAAGCACCGGGCCATGCGGGTCATCTTTGCTGTCGTGCTCGTCTTCCTGCTCTGCTGGTTGCCCTACAACCTGGTCCTGGTTGCAGACACCCTCATGAGGGTCCGGGTGATCGCGGAGACCTGTGAGCGCCGCAATGACATCGGCCGGGCCCTGGATGCCACCGAGATCCTGGGCTTCCTCCACAGCTGCCTCAATCCTCTCATCTACGTCTTCGTTGGCCAGAAGTTTCGCCATGGACTCCTCAGGATCATGGCCATCCATGGCCTGGTCAGCAAGGAGTTCTTGGCCAAGGACGGCAGGCCTTCCTTCGTTGGCTCTTCTTCAGGGAACACCTCTACTACCCTCTGA